A genomic segment from Anaeromyxobacter sp. encodes:
- a CDS encoding hemerythrin domain-containing protein has translation MAVAWSPELTLRHEELDRQHRGLFQLLEAADVALRTGAMPDARRALAAFCDAMLDHTVEEGQLMEASLFPDRERHRAAHDTFLADLQQLQAELAVKGPTPDLGEWLRVRVIEWLRFHIAVNDTRLAEHLARSPARAGSDRRPARRPARRPPA, from the coding sequence ATGGCCGTGGCCTGGTCGCCGGAGCTGACGCTGCGTCACGAGGAGCTGGACCGCCAGCACCGCGGCCTCTTCCAGCTCCTGGAGGCCGCCGACGTGGCGCTCCGCACCGGCGCCATGCCAGACGCCCGGCGCGCCCTGGCGGCCTTCTGCGACGCCATGCTGGACCACACCGTGGAGGAGGGCCAGCTCATGGAGGCCAGCCTCTTCCCGGACCGCGAGCGCCACCGGGCGGCGCACGACACCTTCCTGGCCGACCTCCAGCAGCTGCAGGCCGAGCTGGCGGTGAAGGGCCCCACGCCGGATCTCGGCGAGTGGCTGCGCGTCCGGGTGATCGAGTGGCTCCGCTTCCACATCGCGGTGAACGACACCCGGCTGGCGGAGCACCTGGCCAGGTCCCCCGCCCGGGCCGGCTCCGACCGCCGCCCGGCCCGGCGCCCCGCCCGGCGGCCGCCGGCCTGA
- a CDS encoding aromatic amino acid hydroxylase: protein MTPTERAIDALPPHLRRWVVVQDYAAYSAEDQATWRLLLGRLTAQLADTADPRYLAGLALTGITVDHIPSLDEMNLGLARAGWSAVGVGGFIPPAVFTELQARRVLAIATGIRRPEHLDYTPAPDIVHESAGHAPFVADPRYAEYLQACGEVGFRAIPAAEDLAVFEAVRHLSEVKERRGVAPAEEAAAERRLAAAQAAVPFASEGARASRLYWWTAEYGLVGGMDAPRLYGAGLLSSLGESARCLGPAVARRPLDAGCAEVPFDITHMQPQLFVVRDFDRLFEVLEAFAATLSFRRGGDHGLAEALRARTVVQLGLPGGRELSGQVVQRWAAPAPLAAGLRTALVHLAPPVLRSRGGRAEGGWVQHPGLVAFGRGVLPPPGPFTLRLESGLRLSGRHLGGGEVEGLAGALGGRPLELPARALLELAEGLPSVAGGPADPGLARPAAAAGAVPLGGAAPPG from the coding sequence GCTGGCGGACACGGCCGATCCGCGCTACCTGGCCGGCCTGGCCCTGACCGGCATCACGGTGGACCACATCCCCAGCCTCGACGAGATGAACCTCGGGCTGGCGCGCGCCGGGTGGAGCGCGGTGGGCGTGGGCGGCTTCATCCCGCCGGCGGTCTTCACCGAGCTGCAGGCCCGGCGGGTGCTGGCCATCGCCACCGGCATCCGGCGTCCGGAGCACCTCGACTACACGCCGGCCCCGGACATCGTGCACGAGAGCGCCGGGCACGCCCCGTTCGTGGCCGACCCGCGCTACGCCGAGTACCTGCAGGCCTGCGGGGAGGTCGGCTTCCGCGCCATCCCCGCCGCCGAGGACCTGGCGGTCTTCGAGGCGGTGCGCCACCTCTCGGAGGTGAAGGAGCGGCGCGGGGTCGCGCCCGCCGAGGAGGCCGCGGCGGAGCGGCGGCTGGCCGCGGCCCAGGCGGCGGTGCCGTTCGCGTCGGAGGGGGCGCGGGCCAGCCGCCTCTACTGGTGGACGGCCGAGTACGGCCTGGTGGGCGGCATGGACGCGCCGCGCCTCTACGGCGCCGGCCTGCTCAGCTCGCTGGGTGAGTCGGCCCGCTGCCTCGGACCCGCCGTGGCCCGGCGCCCGCTCGACGCCGGCTGCGCCGAGGTGCCCTTCGACATCACCCACATGCAGCCGCAGCTCTTCGTGGTGCGCGACTTCGACCGGCTCTTCGAGGTGCTGGAGGCCTTCGCCGCCACGCTCTCCTTCCGCCGCGGCGGCGACCACGGGCTGGCGGAGGCGCTGCGCGCGCGCACGGTGGTCCAGCTCGGCCTCCCCGGAGGGCGCGAGCTCTCGGGGCAGGTGGTGCAGCGGTGGGCCGCGCCGGCGCCGCTGGCCGCCGGCCTGCGCACCGCGCTGGTCCACCTGGCGCCGCCGGTGCTCCGGTCGCGGGGCGGGCGGGCCGAGGGCGGCTGGGTGCAGCACCCCGGCCTGGTGGCCTTCGGGCGCGGCGTGCTCCCGCCGCCGGGGCCCTTCACGCTGCGGCTCGAGAGCGGCCTGCGCCTCTCCGGCAGGCACCTCGGCGGCGGGGAGGTCGAGGGGCTGGCGGGCGCCCTGGGAGGGCGGCCCCTGGAGCTGCCTGCCCGCGCCCTGCTCGAGCTGGCCGAGGGGCTGCCCTCGGTGGCCGGAGGTCCGGCCGACCCGGGCCTGGCGCGGCCCGCCGCGGCGGCGGGGGCCGTGCCCCTGGGCGGCGCGGCGCCGCCGGGCTGA
- a CDS encoding rhomboid family intramembrane serine protease, whose translation MLRTPSPADPPRLSPREWLASLATTPASLALVALQVGVLAWVTFALGDTTDGRVLVRAGALERGMVQAGQWWRLLTASFLHVGWIHLALNVAFGLSWTRAVERLAGPWRFLGLYLASGLGAAAASLLASDVVSAGASGPLFGMIGVTLALHRRALPGWRAFATSPATVQVVGQLAAWTVVAVVGKLPIDHAAHLGGLVTGAAATWALTSPGHRPRWLASLAALLLAACVAAVWPRAGLSRFTGQHLEGLAFDALRREDFTAAAEALGRLEQAGWRTPEADYAGGVVALERGQIERAAGVARALLAEGGAAGLRDAAANLLYAAGATAFNGEGVPRDTDLGLRLVVEACAAGHQGACRAERQIRTGEPAEPRPAAPPPPP comes from the coding sequence GTGCTCCGCACCCCCTCCCCCGCCGATCCGCCTCGCCTCTCGCCCCGCGAGTGGCTCGCCTCGCTGGCCACCACCCCCGCCTCGCTGGCCCTGGTGGCGCTGCAGGTGGGGGTGCTGGCCTGGGTGACCTTCGCCCTGGGCGACACCACCGACGGGCGGGTGCTGGTGCGGGCCGGCGCGCTGGAGCGCGGGATGGTGCAGGCGGGCCAGTGGTGGCGCCTGCTGACCGCCTCCTTCCTGCACGTGGGCTGGATCCACCTGGCGCTCAACGTCGCCTTCGGCCTCTCCTGGACCCGCGCGGTGGAGCGGCTGGCCGGGCCCTGGCGCTTCCTCGGCCTCTACCTGGCCTCCGGGCTGGGCGCCGCGGCCGCCTCCCTGCTGGCCAGCGACGTGGTCTCGGCCGGCGCCTCGGGACCGCTCTTCGGGATGATCGGCGTCACCCTGGCGCTGCACCGGCGCGCCCTGCCCGGCTGGCGCGCCTTCGCCACCAGCCCCGCCACCGTGCAGGTGGTCGGGCAGCTGGCCGCCTGGACCGTGGTGGCGGTGGTGGGCAAGCTGCCCATCGACCACGCCGCCCACCTCGGCGGCCTGGTCACCGGCGCCGCCGCCACCTGGGCGCTCACCTCGCCGGGCCACCGCCCCCGCTGGCTGGCCTCCCTGGCCGCGCTGCTCCTGGCGGCCTGCGTCGCCGCGGTCTGGCCGCGCGCCGGCCTGTCGCGCTTCACCGGCCAGCACCTGGAGGGCCTGGCCTTCGACGCCCTCCGGCGGGAGGACTTCACGGCCGCGGCGGAGGCCCTCGGCCGGCTGGAGCAGGCCGGGTGGCGCACGCCGGAGGCCGACTACGCCGGCGGGGTGGTGGCCCTGGAGCGCGGCCAGATCGAGCGGGCGGCCGGCGTCGCCCGGGCGCTGCTGGCGGAGGGCGGCGCCGCCGGGCTGCGCGACGCCGCCGCCAACCTGCTCTACGCGGCGGGCGCCACCGCCTTCAACGGCGAGGGGGTGCCGCGCGACACCGACCTCGGGCTCCGCCTGGTGGTGGAGGCCTGCGCCGCCGGCCACCAGGGCGCCTGCCGCGCCGAGCGGCAGATCCGCACCGGCGAGCCGGCCGAGCCCCGGCCGGCCGCCCCGCCGCCCCCACCCTGA
- a CDS encoding PilZ domain-containing protein, whose product MTDYIVNPRRAPRAQSRCRVHVRIQAPAQVWDAETEDIGPHGCQLVAPAPQPRGTILLLEVQGPAAREPLRAAGRVAWVNSQPPWRLGVAFEQAARPTAARWFSALLADNPGLGNYRRVPDRLPVDAMVFLALPPRFADFGPDELELLRHVAGGATIAALRARLEGSWAVKQRTLFALLSRGLLTVSRGAAAHPETWKHVMAEYGTYFLAEAPASRESPVPTWVPQAPPLRAPPGVPGSAAPPLPPPAPASAPPAPPPSPAAPPAAAQPPPQAAPGASLEASAGTGWRGAARRRSMEAQEAFDLGRQEAAAGRGSSALALLRRALQLAPGDTDVAAELARVMKG is encoded by the coding sequence GTGACCGACTACATCGTGAACCCGCGGCGGGCGCCGCGCGCCCAGTCCCGCTGCCGCGTGCACGTCCGCATCCAGGCGCCGGCCCAGGTCTGGGACGCGGAGACCGAGGACATCGGGCCGCACGGCTGCCAGCTGGTGGCGCCGGCGCCCCAGCCGCGCGGCACCATCCTGCTGCTGGAGGTGCAGGGCCCGGCCGCCCGGGAGCCGCTGCGCGCGGCGGGCCGGGTGGCCTGGGTGAACTCCCAGCCGCCCTGGCGCCTGGGCGTGGCCTTCGAGCAGGCGGCGCGGCCGACCGCCGCGCGGTGGTTCTCGGCGCTGCTGGCCGACAACCCCGGGCTCGGGAACTACCGGCGGGTCCCGGACCGGCTGCCGGTGGACGCCATGGTCTTCCTGGCCCTCCCGCCGCGCTTCGCCGACTTCGGTCCGGACGAGCTCGAGCTGCTGCGCCACGTCGCCGGCGGCGCCACCATCGCCGCCCTGCGGGCCCGGCTGGAGGGCAGCTGGGCGGTCAAGCAGCGCACCCTCTTCGCGCTGCTGTCGCGCGGGCTGCTCACGGTGTCGCGCGGCGCGGCCGCCCACCCGGAGACCTGGAAGCACGTCATGGCGGAGTACGGCACCTACTTCCTGGCGGAGGCGCCCGCGAGCCGCGAGTCACCCGTCCCGACCTGGGTGCCCCAGGCGCCGCCGCTCCGGGCCCCCCCAGGCGTCCCCGGCTCGGCCGCGCCGCCTCTTCCGCCGCCAGCGCCGGCCAGCGCGCCGCCCGCCCCGCCACCTTCACCGGCCGCGCCGCCGGCCGCCGCCCAGCCGCCCCCGCAGGCGGCTCCCGGAGCCTCCCTCGAGGCCTCGGCGGGCACCGGGTGGCGGGGCGCCGCCCGTCGCCGCTCCATGGAGGCCCAGGAGGCGTTCGACCTGGGTCGCCAGGAGGCGGCGGCCGGCCGCGGCAGCTCGGCCCTGGCGCTGCTGCGCCGGGCCCTGCAGCTCGCGCCCGGCGACACCGACGTCGCCGCCGAGCTCGCCAGGGTGATGAAGGGCTGA